One window of the Scyliorhinus canicula chromosome 25, sScyCan1.1, whole genome shotgun sequence genome contains the following:
- the p2ry11 gene encoding P2Y purinoceptor 11 has translation MAEGGQTWSNASFGEFQTAFLPPAFGFQFIWAFIINSLAIWMFLRQTKQWHTGIIFAFNLALNDLLYVITLPLLIVYYFNNKNWIFGDALCKIERFLFTCNLYGSMFLITCISFNRYLAIVHPMFTRNTIQPKHGKIVSLSVWALAIAITSPTLYFSRISVEGNRTECLGTSTRELLPEYFQYSLCLAVFGCALPFAVTFWSYICIFRGLRSSQSVSRSERRQVAVLVCVAIVLYAVSFIPYTCLRNINMYRRLYHMDKGGPSSIYVLYQVSKCLLTLSMCIHPLLYADLFRKIKKVYTSARQQKPTTEQSEF, from the coding sequence atggcagaaggaggccaaaccTGGTCCAATGCTTCATTCGGCGAATTCCAGACGGCGTTCCTACCCCCGGCGTTTGGCTTTCAGTTTATTTGGGCTTTTATCATCAACTCTTTGGCGATCTGGATGTTCCTGAGACAAACCAAGCAGTGGCACACTGGGATCATCTTCGCCTTTAATCTGGCCCTGAATGACCTGCTCTACGTGATCACACTGCCTCTGTTGATTGTTTATTATTTCAATAATAAGAACTGGATATTTGGGGACGCGCTTTGTAAGATCGAACGGTTTCTGTTCACCTGTAACCTGTATGGCagcatgttcctcatcacctgcATCAGTTTTAATCGATACCTGGCCATTGTCCACCCCATGTTCACCCGCAATACAATCCAGCCCAAACATGGCAAGATTGTTAGCCTCTCGGTCTGGGCCCTGGCCATTGCTATAACCTCACCGACACTTTACTTCTCTCGGATCAGTGTGGAAGGGAACAGGACAGAGTGTTTGGGAACCTCCACTCGTGAGCTGTTGCCGGAATATTTTCAATACAGTCTGTGCCTGGCTGTTTTTGGGTGTGCTTTACCCTTCGCAGTGACCTTCTGGTCCTATATTTGTATATTCAGGGGGCTTCGTAGTAGCCAGAGTGTGAGCAGGTCAGAGAGGAGGCAAGTAGCAGTCCTGGTCTGTGTTGCCATCGTCTTGTACGCTGTATCTTTCATCCCATACACCTGCCTGAGGAATATCAATATGTACCGGCGTTTATACCATATGGACAAAGGGGGGCCCAGTTCCATATACGTACTCTACCAGGTGAGCAAGTGCCTGCTCACTCTCAGCATGTGCATCCACCCGTTACTGTACGCAGACCTTTTCCGCAAGATCAAGAAGGTGTACACCAGTGCTAGGCAACAGAAACCCACCACAGAGCAATCAGAGTTTTAA